The Medicago truncatula cultivar Jemalong A17 chromosome 4, MtrunA17r5.0-ANR, whole genome shotgun sequence genome includes a region encoding these proteins:
- the LOC11444615 gene encoding cytochrome P450 94C1, protein MPFPSFYISSYSQTAKRNIKQIEMSFYFHQDSLSLQSTMSTTFTFLFFSFTLLFSFFSFLLFISRIKPWCNCNTCKTFLTMSWSNKFVNLVDYYTHLLQESPTGTIHVHVLGNTITSNPENVEYILKTNFNNYPKGKQFSTILGDLLGRGIFNVDGHSWKFQRKMASLELGSVVIRSYAMELVIEEIKTRLLPLIASVAEKKTASKADNTSEDVLLDMQDILRRFSFDNICKFSFGLDPCCLVPSLPVSNLANAFDLSSTLSAQRALTASPLIWKMKRFFNIGSEKKLKEAIKIVNDLANEMIKQRREIENGVESRKDLLSRFMGALNSHDDEYLRDIVVSFLLAGRDTVASALTGFFILLSKNPKVEEKIRVELDRVMNPNQECATFEQTREMHYLNGAIHESMRLFPPVQFDSKFALEDDVLPDGTFIKKGSRVTYHPYAMGRMENIWGPDCLEFKPERWLKDGVFVPKCPFKYPVFQAGSRVCLGKELAIVEMKSVVASLVKRFDVRVVGPNQEPQFAPGLTASFRGGLPVKIYERT, encoded by the coding sequence ATGCCATTCCCTTCCTTCTACATCTCATCATATTCCCAAACTgcaaaaagaaacataaaacaaatcgaaatgagtttttattttcatcaagATTCTCTTTCTCTTCAATCTACCATGTCTACAACTTTCACtttcttgtttttctctttcacccttttattttctttcttctcttttcttctcttcatctcaaGAATCAAGCCATGGTGTAATtgcaacacttgcaaaacattCTTAACCATGAGTTGGTCCAATAAATTTGTAAACCTTGTGGATTATTATACACATCTTCTTCAAGAATCACCAACAGGAACAATTCATGTGCATGTGTTGGGTAACACAATAACCTCAAATCCAGAAAACGTGGAGTATATACTCAAaacaaatttcaacaattacCCTAAAGGTAAACAATTCTCTACAATCCTTGGTGATCTTCTTGGCCGTGGTATCTTCAACGTTGACGGCCATTCGTGGAAGTTTCAACGAAAAATGGCATCTCTTGAACTCGGTAGCGTAGTGATTCGTTCCTACGCTATGGAACTTGTCATCGAAGAAATCAAAACAAGATTGCTTCCTCTTATAGCTTCTGTTGCCGAGAAAAAAACCGCATCCAAAGCAGACAATACCTCAGAAGATGTTCTTTTGGACATGCAAGACATTCTTAGAAGATTCTCGTTCGACAACATTTGTAAATTCTCGTTTGGATTAGACCCATGTTGTCTTGTTCCATCACTTCCTGTTTCAAATCTTGCAAATGCTTTTGATCTTTCTTCAACACTTTCAGCTCAACGGGCATTAACGGCATCACCGTTAATATGGAAGATGAAACGTTTCTTCAACATTGGGTCAGAGAAGAAGTTGAAAGAAGCGATTAAGATAGTAAATGATTTGGCAAATGAAATGATAAAACAAagaagagaaattgagaatGGAGTTGAGTCACGAAAAGATCTTCTATCTCGCTTTATGGGTGCTTTGAATTCACATGACGACGAATATTTAAGAGATATTGTCGTTAGTTTTCTGTTAGCGGGTCGTGATACCGTTGCTTCCGCGTTAACgggtttttttatattgttgtcGAAGAACCCGAAAGTGGAGGAAAAAATTCGGGTTGAGTTAGACCGAGTAATGAACCCGAATCAAGAGTGTGCTACTTTTGAACAAACGCGTGAAATGCATTATCTTAATGGAGCGATTCATGAGAGTATGAGGCTTTTTCCACCAGttcaatttgattcaaaatttgcTCTTGAAGATGACGTGTTACCTGATGgaacttttataaaaaagggGAGTCGGGTCACTTATCACCCATATGCTATGGGTCGGATGGAGAATATTTGGGGACCCGATTGTTTGGAATTTAAACCCGAGAGATGGTTGAAGGAtggtgtgtttgttccaaaATGTCCTTTTAAGTATCCGGTTTTTCAAGCGGGGTCGAGGGTTTGTTTGGGAAAAGAGTTAGCTATTGTAGAGATGAAGTCTGTTGTTGCTTCTTTAGTAAAACGGTTTGATGTTCGGGTTGTTGGACCGAACCAAGAGCCGCAGTTTGCACCCGGTTTAACTGCCTCATTTAGAGGTGGTTTGCCGGTTAAGATTTATGAAAGAACAtga